The Sciurus carolinensis chromosome 5, mSciCar1.2, whole genome shotgun sequence genome segment AAATGCTTTCAAGTGTTACTCAAAGGAATCATGACACAGTTGTTCAACAGTTGGAGGTGATTTCTTCTCTTGAAAATGAGAACCACATAGCTGATGAggtctccactttttttttttttttttaattttttcagtagtggggatcaaacccaggaccttaaaTATGCTAGAAAAAAgaaagggttctaccactgaacttcatccccagtcctagggacacatttaataaaaaaagatttaaggcaGATAATATGTATTTCAAGTATTAACCTGACTTCTGATTTCAGCTTATTTTACCTATCTCTAATAAGCCTTCATCTTACATATAgctcaataataatttttttaaaacctcaaattTGCATGTCCTCTTAGTTCTTTtggaaaatgaataatataaaatacaatttaaaataaaatgtactatgtcatagggatacaaagatgaataaaatgaacacttttctcaaggaccttgttatggtttagatattaggtgtccccaaaagtctcaaaagctcatgtgtgagataatacaagaaattttagaggtgaaaggattggattgtgagagttttAACCAAATTAGTACATTAATtctctgataggaattaactgggtggtaactaggtAGGTAGGGTATGGCCAAAAGAGGTCGGTCATTGGGGGgtttgcctttggggtatatattttgtccttagtgAGAGAAGCTATCTCCATCTCTCTATTTCCTGGTGCTAAGTGCCAAACTGCTTTCTTTCATCCCATACTTCCACCTTAATGTTTTACCTCATATCAGGCCCAGACCAATGGAGTTGACTGTCTATTGACTGAGACCGCTGAATCTGTGagacccaaaataaacatttcctcctctatgtcATTCTTGTCAGGTCACCGtggtaaaaataaaactgactaaaacagacctCATGGTCTATTAaggcatataaatatataactaattaattttaatattttcctaggTATTTTAATAGATGAATATACAGGATATAAGTGAAAAGACAGAGAAGAGcacaattttctaatttttgaatgTAGTCATGAAgcctttaaaaaggcaaaaacatcTGAACAAAATCTATATTCATAAACAAACATTCACAATGTAAAAATGGGGAATAAAAAGGGTGAACATGAAGCAtgtggaaaattttaaagtattttgcatTTAAGGGAAGCAATGGAAGATCAGAATAGATAAACAACAGTCAAATAAAAAAGGCCTTTCCAACAGTCCTAAGGAATTTCAATCAGTAGGCTATGAGGAGTGATTACAGGATTTTAAGAAGAGTTTGGTGAGGTAATCAGATATTACATTCAAAATGATAACTCTCAGGCTTGATGAAGACCAGGTTTGTTGCAGGAAGAAGGCAGAAGCTGTACTgaagattttccttttattaaaatgtttttcttttttacagaatgcattttgattcattgtacacaaatggggtacaacttttcatttctatggttgtacgcaaagtagattcacaccattcatgtaatataaatatgcatagGGTAATACTAACTGTGCCAAAGATTTGataaaaatttctaatatataCTTGTCCTTAGTTATTGAACTAAATTATGTGTGTTTTGCATAGTCACAGTCTTTCCAAGATTTGGGTGAATGAGTCCTAAGTCAAGGTCTCAGTCTTATACTTGTCTTTTTTATTCAGTTGCAGGATTTTGCAAAGTAAATTGTAATGAATGGGAGGTAAGATGTCTTGCAATGAAAAGCCTTCCTCTGGGGCTGCTGCTTCTATACCTTCTTTGGACCTCTGAGATGAGTTTGTAAAATCTGAATTGAAGAATTTCTCAATGTACCTTTTTCTGACTTTCAGGAATACATGGTAAGCAAAATATGAGTGTGATATTAAGTTCAAGTCTTAGGAGAATTGCTTTGACATTATATTCTAGGTGAATAGAAGAAGGATGCTTTTTGAATCACCTGCCTAAACTAAATATGGAATGAAATACTTTATTAACAGTCTCTGTTTTTGTAGAAGAATTATTGAATGAAGCTGCATAAAACAAGCATAACAGTAAAGTGCATTGCTTTTTACAAACGTTTGAAAGTTCTAAGTAAAATTAGGaacaatattttccaaaaaatcATTCTCTATCCCCCTCTAAAAGGTGGAAACAGAAAATACTTTTCATTGCATATTTGAGGAACATTAAATGTAGATTTATTCATGATACACATTTGTCAAATGCATAGTATCTGAAAGTTCCAATGAATAGGAGCTATATATCACTGTGGTCCCAAAAGCAACAGTTGCCTTTCTTTCTGGCATGAAGTTAAATGCTTTCCATAACTGATGCTATTATAGCAACAATTGGGAAACATCTGAAGCAAGCTTCCTAAAAGTATGTTCATGTATCACAAATTCTAGAATTTTAAGTCTGGAAGAATCTTTAAATTCATCTAATTAAGCCATATAGccctcattttaattatttctactaATATGCTATCTATTCCTTCATTTCAACATCAATCTCTAAAATATCCAGTAATTGGATCCTCAGTTTGTTTGGTTTTCAGCAGATCTGTTAcataatcttccttttttttaatttttagatgatTTTCTTCTATACAAGCCTTCTCCTCATTGAAGTTAGATGTAATGTTTGACCTTATTTGGAATTCAAAAATCTCTCTTTTACTTAATAGCCTTCATAATATAGGAGGAAAGATACCATGTCCTGAGGCCGGGCGGCCCGGCCGGGACCAGGCAGCGGCTCGCGGAGGCGCTTCCTGAGCGTGACGCGCGGACTCGGCTCCCCAGTggcccgcccgcccgccggccTTACCGCCGCCTCCCTCGTTCCCTGAGCGCGCCGTGCGCAGGCCAGCGGCCGGGGCGGAGGCCCAGGACGACGCGGCGCGGAGAGGGAAGGCGGGCGGGCGGGCAGTGGGAGCGCCGGTCTCTATATGGCGGCGGCTCTGTCGGGCCTGGCTGTCCGGCTCTCGCGCTCGGCCGCCGCCCGCTCCTATGGGGTCTTCTGCAAGGGGTTGACCCGCACACTGCTTATCTTCTTCGACCTGGCCTGGCGACTGCGCATCAACTTCCCCTACCTCTACATCGTGGCTTCCATGATGCTCAACGTGCGCCTGCAGGTTCATATTGAGATCCACTGAAGGCCCTTCCCTGATTGAAAAAGGTGTCACCCCAGGCTCACTGCATCAAAGAACACAAAGCATGAGGACGGAGGAGGGACCCTCAGCACCTGCCTGACAGAAgcaaagggggagggaggagatgaCTGGGACAAACAATTATGTAGCCTTAAGAAAAGAACGCAGAAGGGGAGCCCTTGCCCAGCAGATGTACCTTTCTGGATGGATAAGTTTGCGGCTGACGTAAATGGAAATTCACAGAATAAGGTGTTATCATTGGAAAGGAAAAACGATCTGAGTGACACTGGTCTTTTGCTTCAAAATGACAACAAAGAGCTTCCATATTTGAAGAAATCAATGGGAAGAAATTCAGCTCTTGCAGCTGCTCCAACCAAGGCCATGGGTCTGTTCTCTGCTCCTGCAGAAGAGCATCTTGCTGGGGTGTTCCTCCTGTCAGGGAAGCTCTGGGGAGGGACTGGCTAAGAAGCGGGCCCAGAGCCATAGACAACCACAAAGGACAGTGCCCCAAAAGAGAGCCTTGGGTGTCAGGACAGCCAGTCCATCCAAAACTGTGGGAAATGGGAGTTTTTAAGGGTGAACCACCAAGTGCTCTTCACGAAGGAGTAGGCTCTGAGTCGGAACTGTCTTGCCTGCATTCTGTGCTGCCTGCAACACTGCACTCCAGTCCTGAAGTACTCCTACAGGACGAGACAAGATGTGTTTTCCTTGACCATTTAAAGCCCATGTTTTCAGAACAAACAACAGAATataagaaaatgctttcatgtgTAAAAAGTACCTCAAATGGTCTGCAGATAACACTGGGGTTACTGGCTCTACAGCCTTTTCAGTTAGCAGATCCCATATGCCATAGTTAAGGTACaagcagaataataaaaatagtagatTAATTTTACAAGTTGACTTAGGATGATTTCTTTCCCATTAAGTCTGGATGCAGACAGCTCAGCCGCTCAGATCCTGTTTTGGTTCGGGTGACCAGATAGAGAATAAACTGAGTTCACTCACCAAAAGCTGATGGatgcagaagaaaaatttttagCATGTTTTAAATTGTGCTTAAAAGACACTTAGAATTGGGAAACCTTTCGGGTGATTATTTATATATCCAGTTTAATATCAGATGAGCATATGGTGATTTAACATGAAATTCTTTATGTATCTTGAGATCTCTACCCATTCCAAAGGGCTATTGTCCCAGACATTGTCTTGTCTCCTTAGCTTGTCTCTGATCACCTCCTGAAAGTGAATATTTGTAAAGTCTACCcactatatttttattaaaccTTGCTGAGCTCATGGCAAGCAGTTGCCATTTCTGCATCTCATAGAATAATTCTGGTCTGCAGCAATATTTGATTTCTCACACTCCTTCCACTTGAAGTGCTGTTTAAATGGAGGCCCTATGGTGAAAGTTGcaatattaaatttaatcatCTCAAACTAGGATACCCTAGCAGTGTTACCCTAAGTGAAAAGGAACTGGAGACTCTCTGCTGTGGCTCATTTGTAGAGAGGCAAATCAAGAATCTCCTTTACAAAAGTCCTAAGAGTTGAGGTCTTTTACACTAAGATTTTTCTGAAGTGACCCGTTTTGTTGTTCATTGATGATTTTATTAATAAAGGTCATTTAAAAGTGTAAGTTTTTAAGGACTCCCAAAGCAAGACTTAAAACAGCTATTTGGGGGATAACTGATTGCATATATCAATTTATATTGTGTGCTACTTTACTATGCCATGTGCTATTTTAGTGTTGgggaaaatagagaataaaatctGTTCTTTAGCATAATAAATGTCTTATTTTAcgtgtgtaaaaaaaaaaaaacaaagatatcatGTCCTATAAAATACTATGCTCATCTCCTTTATCACACAAACACTTCATTTAATGCTACTTCCACTTTGTAAGTACATGGAGCTTAAAAAGCTGTACATCTATTCTACACCAACTCATAACACTTCTACTTTTATTGAATAGATCATATGTTTCCATTattccttgaaacacttgccagagcaattagacagaccaaagaaattaaagggatacaaataggaagagaagaaataagggtgtcactatttgatgatgacatgatcctatatttagaagatccaaataactccactagaaaacttctagaactaataaaaaattcagcaaagtagcaggatataaaagaaATCCGTGGAAAtcaaatgcatttatattcattagtgatgaatcctctcaaagagaaattaggaaaaccactccattcacaatagcctcaaaatgaaattaaaatacttgggaattaatctaacaaaagaggtgaaagacctctacaatgaaaactacagaacattaaagaaagaaattgaagaaaaccttcaaagatgaaagatctcccatgttcttggataggcagaattaacattatcaaaaggccattctaccaaaggtgctctACAGAattaatgcaaaattaaaattccaatgacattcctcatagaaatagagaaagcaattatgaacttcatctgggagaacaagagaccttgaatagccaaaacaattctgagtataaaagtgaaacaggaggtatcacaatactagacattaaactatactacagagcaatagtaacaaaaacagcatgatattggcaccaaaatagacaggcagaccaatagtacagaatagaagacacagagacaaaaccacataaatacagtcacctcatactagccaaaggagccaaaaacatgcaatggagaaaagatagcctgttcaacaaacggtgttggaaaaactggaaatccatatgcagtaaaatgaaattcaacctctatctctcaccctgaacaaatctcaactcaatatggatcaaggaaatgggaattagaccagagaccctgcacctaatagaagacaaagtaggcccgaatcttcatcatgttggatTAGGATCAGACGTTCTCaaaaagactcccaaagcacaagaaatcaaagcaagaatcaataaatgggatggactcaaaagctttttcccagcaaaagatacaatcaagaatgtgaaaagagggagcggtaaacacggacaactgggaacatcgaaGAGGTGGCTgatcagcacagcacttggactcggagcaaccactggggctccgggcagctgcctgaggaggagctgtgtggcgagctgtttagactcagagtgatcagttctgaacaccggggggctgcctgaaggaagaggaggagcgcgacgggttgcttggactcggagggactgcatcagagctacaggcagttgccagaggaggagcggcgtggtgagctgtttagactcagaacgaccgtttctgaacactggggggctgtccaaaggaagaggaggaatgtggcaggtcgcttggtctaggagtgactgcatcagagctccgggtggctgctcagaggaggaggcgagtggtgagttgtttggactcaaagcgaccactcctgaacaccggtggcctggccggaggaggagcgcagtaggtcgcttggtctgggagtgaccgCTCTTGAACACTCGGGGGGCcaccctggggaggaggaggaacagggcgggtcacatggattcggagtgactgcctagggctacgggcggttggcgggaggaggagacgcaaattgagttgcttggactcctagtgactgtgtcggaacaccgggagactgtctggaggaagaggtgtgtggcaggtctctgggacttggagctattgtacggagctccaggtggtggctcagaggaggggctgcatagccaggcgactaggtgcagagcagggtcgcaggacctaggcggcttcttggtggaagagctgcacagagacacgtatagggcagagcgaaggttccaggactgcaggcagattctctgaggagaggcagcctaaggagacttgtctgcgaagggtgaggctcccatgcccaggaggtaggtcggggcccctgggaacattgcagaggaaggcagtccagcccaggtggtagttgtagattgaggggaagctctaggaggggaactgaccagcgagacctccccactgggtgaggcttccCTGcggggtgaggttttcccacaaggacggtaaaacaagaaacacaggcacaaacaggccttgcctcagcccgcaccctagttcccctttggatgaccattggacaacaagtggaggcacctctgcccactatcagggaatataccccacctgagggtcaccaaccctagagagaaAGCTTaattgtggagcaccgcattatcaaattcatccaagacttcagactactgaaggataagaagagatatactagcaatcttcagggacattataagtcaatagaggaaatctgcaatatcttaatgatccgctgatccctgaacaatatgagaaaacaagggaagaaaatgccccaaacaaatctagatgttacattgataaaatccaatgacagcatggcagaagaaatgacagaaagggagttcagaatgtacataattaaaatgatcagggaagcaaacgatgagatgaaagagcaaattcaggcattgaatgatgagatgaaagagcaaatgcaggcattgaatgatcacacaaatcgacagttaaaagagcaaatacaggaagcaaaagaccatttcaataaagagttagagatattgaaaaaaaaaacaaacagaaatccttgaaatgaaggaaacaataaaccaaattaagaactccatagaaagcataactgataggatagaacaccaggaagacagaaccctggatattgaagacaaaatatttaaccttgaaaacaaagttgaacaaacagagaagatgataagaaatcatgaacagaatctccaagaactatgggatatcataaaaaggccaaatttgagaattattgggattgaggaaggcttagagaaacaaaccaaaggaatgaacaatctattcaatgaaatatcagaaaatttcccaaatatgaagaacaaaatggaaaatcaagttcaagaggcttataggactgcaaatacacaaaattacaacagacccacaccaaggcacattataatgaaaatgcctaacatacaaaataaagacagaattttaaaggctgtagaGAAAaggatcaaattacattcagggggaaaccaatatggatatcagcatatttttcaatccagacactaaaagctagaagggcctggaacaacatttttcaagctctgaaataaaatggatgccaaccaagaatcttatacacagcaaaacttatcttcaaatttgacaatgaaataa includes the following:
- the LOC124985156 gene encoding small integral membrane protein 10-like protein 2A, whose amino-acid sequence is MAAALSGLAVRLSRSAAARSYGVFCKGLTRTLLIFFDLAWRLRINFPYLYIVASMMLNVRLQVHIEIH